Within Bacillus sp. SM2101, the genomic segment AATACGCGCTGAAAATTGATTTTGAAATGGAACCCCCGATGTTTAAAGTATCAAATACTCACTATGCAAAAACATGGTTATTACATGAAAGCGCACCGAAAGTTGAGCCACCTGAAATAGTGCAGCGTATGAAAAAGCAATATGAATCTTTCAAACGCAGACATGAAAGAGGGTAAATGAAAATGACGAATAGAAGAGAAAAATTGTTGGAAATTCAAGATCTTAAACAGCATTTTAAAGTTAGTAAAGAAAACACAGTAAAAGCTGTTGATGGTATTTCCTTTGATATATATAAAGGTGAAACGTTTGGCTTAGTTGGAGAATCAGGTTGTGGAAAATCTACTACAGGAAGAACGGTCATTCGTTTATATGATGCAACTGATGGCAAAGTTATTTTTGGTGGGGAGAATGTCCACGGGAAGAAGTCCAAAAAGGAATTAAAATCTTTTAATAGAAAAATGCAGATGATCTTTCAGGATCCATATGCGTCACTTAACCCACGGATGAAAGTATCTGACATTATAGCAGAAGGAATTGATATTCATGGTCTCGCTTCTTCTAAGCAAGATCGAATGAATAGAGTCCATGAATTGCTAGAAATTGTTGGACTTAATCGAGAGCATGCGAGTCGATATCCCCATGAATTCAGTGGCGGACAAAGACAACGTATAGGGATTGCAAGGGCACTAGCAGTAGACCCAGAATTTATCATTGCAGACGAGCCTATTTCAGCTTTGGATGTTTCTATTCAAGCTCAAGTTGTGAACTTGATGAAACAGTTGCAAAAAGAAAAAGGTTTGACATATTTATTTATTGCGCATGATCTTTCGATGGTCAAGTATATTAGCGATCGAATTGGTGTAATGTATCGTGGGAAAATTGTTGAATTAGCAAGCAGTGATGAGCTCTATAACGACCCAATTCATCCTTATACGAAATCATTGTTATCGGCAATTC encodes:
- a CDS encoding ATP-binding cassette domain-containing protein codes for the protein MTNRREKLLEIQDLKQHFKVSKENTVKAVDGISFDIYKGETFGLVGESGCGKSTTGRTVIRLYDATDGKVIFGGENVHGKKSKKELKSFNRKMQMIFQDPYASLNPRMKVSDIIAEGIDIHGLASSKQDRMNRVHELLEIVGLNREHASRYPHEFSGGQRQRIGIARALAVDPEFIIADEPISALDVSIQAQVVNLMKQLQKEKGLTYLFIAHDLSMVKYISDRIGVMYRGKIVELASSDELYNDPIHPYTKSLLSAIPLPDPEHERSRNRIIYDPLQHNYDTEAPAMREIKPGHFVYCSESEYKRYKEERK